A single genomic interval of Deltaproteobacteria bacterium harbors:
- a CDS encoding ATP-binding protein, translating into MYIRRLGETYLKEWRGRENRKPLIIRGARQTGKSWLVKQFGTENFKHLVIINFEKEPQFKTFFERTSDIKKLVSEIELVKNVPIVPGKTLLFIDEIQQCPSAITKLRYFHEELPELHTIAAGSLLEFVLENELVSFPVGRVEFYYLFPICFAEFLGGCGEHKLIEYLEDVGLDKKIEPLIHLKLRELLKEYLLVGGMPEATAEFLKSKRYKDCEKIWESIIQTYREDFKKYSKRVNVDNVEFAFNEAPHIVGQQINLTKFGKGAVRAREVKTSLKLLERAMLIYNAHQLKHMSFPLVPLQDKRSKLLFLDVGLVQYMNHISKEILESQNYSSVYRGGLAEQLVGQELLPLTGSLRHPELYYWRKDKREGTAEVDYLYPSDDDIFPVEVKSGKGGSLFSLHQFMYEYGQDPVLLGHEANPENLRNINKKFAIRIYDGELNLETIRVKLPQLKQIEYSLLSVPLYLIHKLPDLCKEGLRLLSPPL; encoded by the coding sequence ATGTATATTAGGCGCCTTGGTGAAACATATTTAAAAGAATGGCGGGGGAGGGAAAATCGAAAACCCCTTATCATAAGGGGCGCTCGCCAGACGGGAAAGAGCTGGCTTGTCAAACAGTTCGGCACCGAGAATTTTAAACACCTTGTTATCATTAACTTTGAAAAGGAACCGCAGTTCAAAACTTTTTTTGAAAGGACGTCGGACATAAAAAAACTCGTAAGCGAAATAGAACTGGTAAAAAATGTACCGATTGTTCCGGGGAAAACACTGCTCTTCATTGACGAAATACAGCAGTGTCCGTCTGCCATCACAAAACTCAGGTATTTTCATGAGGAACTGCCGGAATTGCATACGATTGCGGCAGGCTCCTTGTTGGAATTTGTGTTGGAAAATGAGCTGGTGTCATTTCCTGTCGGGCGTGTGGAATTTTATTATCTATTTCCAATCTGTTTTGCGGAATTTCTCGGAGGATGCGGTGAGCATAAGTTGATTGAATATCTTGAGGACGTGGGCCTCGACAAGAAAATAGAACCGCTCATTCATTTAAAATTGCGGGAACTTCTGAAAGAATATCTGCTTGTCGGAGGGATGCCCGAAGCAACCGCAGAGTTTCTGAAATCAAAAAGATATAAGGATTGTGAAAAAATTTGGGAGAGCATCATTCAAACATATCGCGAAGATTTTAAAAAATATTCAAAGAGGGTGAATGTTGACAATGTTGAATTTGCTTTCAATGAAGCGCCGCATATTGTGGGGCAACAGATCAATCTGACAAAATTCGGAAAAGGTGCTGTAAGAGCCCGTGAGGTAAAGACCTCCTTAAAGCTTTTGGAACGGGCCATGCTCATTTACAATGCGCATCAGCTAAAACACATGTCTTTCCCACTCGTCCCCCTGCAAGACAAACGAAGCAAATTGTTATTTCTTGATGTCGGGCTTGTTCAGTACATGAATCACATATCGAAAGAAATATTGGAAAGTCAAAATTACTCTTCCGTTTATAGGGGCGGCCTGGCTGAACAACTGGTGGGGCAGGAACTTTTGCCGCTCACGGGGAGTTTGAGACACCCTGAATTGTACTACTGGCGCAAAGATAAAAGAGAGGGGACAGCAGAGGTGGATTACCTTTATCCCAGCGACGACGATATTTTTCCTGTCGAGGTTAAATCGGGAAAAGGGGGTTCTCTTTTTTCACTGCATCAATTCATGTATGAATACGGTCAAGACCCTGTCTTGCTGGGTCACGAGGCAAACCCGGAGAATTTACGGAATATAAATAAAAAATTTGCGATACGGATTTATGACGGAGAGCTAAATCTCGAAACAATAAGGGTGAAGCTTCCGCAATTAAAACAGATTGAATATTCGCTTCTCTCCGTGCCGTTGTACTTAATTCATAAATTGCCCGACTTATGCAAAGAGGGGCTCCGGCTTTTATCGCCTCCGTTATAA
- a CDS encoding HEAT repeat domain-containing protein, which produces MMTADNLNVNESLNEAVRILLNLQHTDLEKRNEAIKQAGNFVEERTYFPEAVPLLIKLLEQEKHPKLAEEAAWALWKFKDSRAVPVLFKKAKTSAHLSLRKKSIRALGLLEAPEALPLLCHLVYDKSYILRGTAIAALGHFKEPKLLSILEGAMEDESSYVRREAIAAFGRFLRRNPKPLTVSLSKKITRFLAQKNEKDPSVRLEALKTLSYLEEKSVRKRLRKSSEQDPSAFVREGALALLQHWEDAQSETALIEGLQDRDWSVRFASADLLIQRISRKIIFNRIPVLLALHKIANIFPKTNPTKQTAADLLKRFNAL; this is translated from the coding sequence ATGATGACTGCCGATAATCTCAATGTGAATGAAAGTCTCAATGAAGCGGTGCGCATTCTTCTTAATCTCCAACATACGGACTTGGAAAAAAGAAATGAGGCAATCAAGCAGGCTGGAAACTTTGTGGAAGAGAGAACTTATTTTCCCGAAGCGGTTCCTCTTTTAATTAAACTGCTGGAGCAGGAAAAACATCCCAAACTTGCTGAAGAAGCCGCATGGGCTTTATGGAAATTCAAGGATTCGCGGGCCGTTCCCGTTCTTTTTAAGAAAGCAAAAACATCCGCGCATCTTTCGCTTCGCAAAAAATCAATTCGCGCTTTGGGTTTGTTGGAAGCCCCCGAAGCGCTTCCCCTCTTGTGTCATCTCGTTTACGACAAATCCTATATTTTGCGTGGAACCGCCATCGCCGCATTGGGCCATTTCAAAGAACCGAAACTTTTGTCTATTTTGGAAGGGGCGATGGAGGATGAAAGTTCCTATGTACGCAGAGAAGCAATCGCCGCTTTTGGGCGCTTTTTAAGACGCAATCCAAAACCTCTGACCGTTTCACTTTCTAAAAAAATAACCCGTTTTCTTGCGCAAAAAAATGAAAAAGATCCGAGCGTTCGTTTGGAGGCTCTCAAAACATTGTCATATCTCGAGGAGAAGTCGGTTCGCAAACGCCTGCGCAAAAGTTCCGAGCAAGATCCTTCCGCCTTTGTGCGCGAGGGCGCTTTGGCATTGTTGCAACACTGGGAGGATGCACAGTCTGAAACGGCGTTGATTGAAGGACTGCAAGACAGAGATTGGTCGGTTCGTTTTGCGTCGGCTGATCTTTTAATTCAGAGAATTTCGCGAAAAATAATTTTCAACCGCATTCCCGTTTTGCTGGCCCTCCACAAAATCGCCAACATTTTCCCCAAAACAAACCCCACCAAACAAACCGCCGCCGATTTACTCAAACGGTTTAATGCTTTATAA
- a CDS encoding cysteine--tRNA ligase, producing the protein MSLRVYNSLTQKKETFTPLKKGKVSMYACGITAYDSCHLGHARAAVAFDVVYRYLKFLGNDVTYVRNFTDIDDKIINRSKEKNIPWKELTERYIQEYRDDMSALQILTPTQEPRATEFIPQMIEAIQTLIKKKKAYEKNGNVYYAVREFKKYGALSHKNIEDLESGARIEIDETKKDPLDFALWKAAKPGEPTWPNPWWEKGGRPGWHIECSVMSTKLLGQPFDIHGGGRDLIFPHHENEIAQAEGISQKNFCNYFLHNGFINIDAEKMSKSKGNFTTIRQVIKQHDAEVVRYFLMSAHYSSPIDYTEKNMLEAKLALDRYYLLLGRLNLLPTDQKTKKMPKPSNDLEKELAKSLEEFPSKFKESMDDDFNVPKSLGYVFEIVRIFNKYLDQVGTTSTSFLFWARDEWMKIQKEIFEPALGIFISEPQKYFERFKKNKSEAQSVSVELVESKIAERRQARSNKDFKKSDTIRDELMKLGVELKDRPDGTTEWHFK; encoded by the coding sequence ATGTCTCTTCGCGTTTATAATTCATTAACCCAAAAGAAGGAAACGTTCACTCCGCTTAAAAAGGGGAAGGTGTCGATGTATGCCTGCGGCATCACCGCTTACGATTCCTGTCATTTGGGTCACGCGCGGGCGGCCGTCGCTTTTGATGTCGTCTATCGTTATCTCAAATTTTTAGGCAATGATGTGACTTACGTTCGCAATTTTACTGACATCGACGACAAAATCATTAACCGGTCGAAAGAAAAAAATATTCCATGGAAAGAATTAACAGAACGCTACATTCAGGAATATCGCGACGATATGTCTGCTCTCCAAATTCTTACGCCTACACAAGAACCGAGAGCCACCGAATTTATTCCGCAGATGATTGAGGCAATTCAAACCCTGATTAAAAAAAAGAAAGCTTACGAAAAAAATGGCAACGTCTATTACGCCGTACGCGAATTCAAAAAATACGGGGCGTTGTCGCATAAAAATATTGAAGACCTAGAATCCGGTGCGCGTATTGAGATTGACGAGACCAAAAAAGATCCGCTCGATTTTGCTCTGTGGAAAGCGGCGAAACCCGGAGAGCCCACATGGCCAAACCCTTGGTGGGAGAAGGGTGGACGTCCCGGCTGGCATATTGAATGCTCTGTCATGAGCACAAAACTTTTGGGTCAGCCTTTTGATATTCACGGGGGCGGGCGCGATCTTATTTTTCCTCATCACGAAAATGAAATTGCACAGGCCGAGGGAATCTCGCAGAAAAATTTCTGCAACTATTTTCTTCACAATGGTTTTATCAATATCGACGCCGAAAAAATGAGCAAGTCGAAGGGAAATTTTACGACAATCCGGCAAGTTATCAAACAACATGATGCCGAAGTGGTTCGTTATTTTCTTATGTCCGCGCATTACAGCAGTCCCATTGATTACACCGAAAAAAATATGCTCGAGGCAAAATTGGCGCTTGATCGCTATTATCTTTTATTGGGGCGTTTGAATCTCTTGCCCACGGATCAAAAAACAAAGAAGATGCCAAAACCCTCGAATGATTTGGAAAAAGAATTGGCAAAAAGTCTGGAAGAGTTTCCTTCAAAATTCAAAGAGAGTATGGACGATGATTTTAATGTGCCCAAGTCACTTGGCTATGTTTTTGAAATAGTCCGGATCTTCAATAAATATCTCGATCAGGTTGGAACCACTTCCACTTCGTTTCTTTTTTGGGCCCGTGACGAATGGATGAAAATCCAAAAAGAAATTTTTGAACCAGCACTGGGTATTTTTATTTCTGAACCCCAAAAATATTTTGAACGTTTCAAGAAAAACAAGTCAGAGGCCCAGTCGGTCAGCGTGGAATTGGTGGAAAGCAAAATAGCGGAACGCCGCCAGGCCAGATCAAACAAGGATTTTAAAAAGAGTGATACCATCCGGGATGAGTTGATGAAACTCGGAGTCGAATTGAAAGACCGCCCCGATGGAACCACCGAATGGCATTTTAAATAG
- a CDS encoding 2-C-methyl-D-erythritol 2,4-cyclodiphosphate synthase — MRIGQGYDIHRLEEGRPFILGGVTIPFEKGPVGHSDGDPLLHAITDALLGALSLGDIGQHFPDTDPKNRNKDSQYFLKETAGFISKKGFKIGNIDATVILQAPKLAEYIPAMRRQIATCLRVEVDQVSVKAKTNEKMDAVGLGEGVVVHAVALLTRK; from the coding sequence ATGAGAATTGGGCAAGGTTACGATATTCACCGCTTGGAAGAAGGGCGCCCTTTTATTCTGGGGGGCGTTACGATCCCTTTTGAAAAAGGTCCGGTGGGGCATTCCGATGGAGACCCCCTTTTGCACGCCATCACGGATGCTTTGTTGGGCGCCCTTTCTTTGGGAGATATTGGTCAGCATTTTCCCGACACCGATCCAAAAAATAGAAATAAGGACAGTCAATATTTTTTGAAAGAGACGGCGGGGTTTATTTCGAAAAAAGGATTTAAAATCGGCAATATCGATGCAACGGTGATTCTTCAGGCACCAAAACTGGCCGAATATATTCCCGCCATGCGTCGTCAAATTGCCACTTGTCTTCGCGTGGAAGTCGATCAGGTTAGTGTGAAAGCAAAAACAAATGAGAAAATGGATGCGGTTGGTTTGGGAGAAGGTGTTGTGGTCCATGCGGTTGCATTGTTGACCAGAAAGTAG
- the ispD gene encoding 2-C-methyl-D-erythritol 4-phosphate cytidylyltransferase, with product MKCGVIIVGAGRGTRLGYDSPKAFIPLGSKPLFQHSLDAFLAHSSFQEIVLVLPEKKCDLPKNDRVKIVAGGATRQDSVQAGLKALGVDCDIVFVHDAARPFVSKEILDRLLAAASENKNCIAAIPVTDTVKQTKSQKIIQTIDRSQLWLAQTPQVFSRPVLEEAFSKTQKEGWEGTDEASLVEKLGIPVSVVPGDARNIKITTPQDLQLAQVLLHTQEP from the coding sequence ATGAAGTGTGGGGTAATTATTGTGGGAGCGGGTCGGGGGACCCGCTTAGGGTACGATTCTCCAAAGGCCTTCATTCCTTTGGGATCAAAACCTCTTTTTCAGCACAGCTTGGATGCCTTTCTAGCCCATTCCTCTTTTCAAGAGATTGTTTTAGTCCTTCCAGAAAAGAAATGTGATTTGCCAAAAAACGACCGAGTTAAAATTGTAGCGGGTGGAGCCACACGACAAGACTCTGTTCAAGCCGGCTTAAAAGCGCTCGGAGTTGATTGTGACATTGTTTTTGTCCACGATGCGGCTCGCCCCTTCGTTTCCAAAGAAATTTTGGATAGACTTTTAGCCGCCGCATCGGAAAACAAAAACTGTATCGCCGCCATTCCCGTAACAGACACGGTAAAACAGACCAAATCTCAAAAAATCATCCAAACAATTGACCGGAGTCAGTTATGGTTGGCCCAAACCCCCCAAGTTTTTTCCCGCCCTGTTTTGGAAGAGGCCTTTTCAAAAACCCAAAAAGAGGGATGGGAAGGGACTGATGAAGCCTCCTTGGTGGAAAAACTTGGAATTCCGGTCTCTGTTGTCCCCGGAGACGCCAGAAACATCAAAATTACCACACCTCAAGACTTGCAATTAGCCCAAGTTCTGTTGCATACACAGGAACCATGA
- a CDS encoding CarD family transcriptional regulator, which produces MNREFKVGDIAVYPAHGVGQVMSIENREIAGSKAKFYILKIMDSGMTIMVPTTNVRNVGLREVIGTNEVEAVYAILKERGEYTITEQTWNRRYREYMDKIKTGSIYEIAEVLRDLSMLRYEKELSFGERKMLDTARSLIIKELAIAQDKDEKTITLEIDTIFSDNHHPQ; this is translated from the coding sequence ATGAATCGTGAATTTAAGGTAGGAGATATTGCAGTATATCCAGCTCATGGGGTAGGTCAGGTCATGAGCATAGAAAATCGGGAAATCGCGGGATCTAAAGCCAAATTTTATATCCTCAAAATCATGGACAGCGGCATGACAATCATGGTTCCAACAACCAATGTGCGTAACGTTGGCTTGCGGGAAGTCATCGGAACCAATGAAGTCGAAGCCGTCTATGCCATTTTGAAGGAACGTGGCGAATATACGATCACGGAGCAAACGTGGAATCGTCGTTATCGCGAATATATGGATAAGATCAAAACCGGCTCCATTTATGAAATTGCCGAGGTTTTAAGAGATCTTTCGATGCTCCGTTATGAAAAAGAGCTCTCTTTCGGTGAGCGCAAAATGCTTGATACGGCGCGCAGTCTGATTATCAAAGAATTGGCCATTGCGCAGGATAAAGACGAAAAAACGATCACTTTGGAGATCGACACTATTTTTTCGGATAATCACCATCCCCAATGA